The Nitrospirota bacterium genome window below encodes:
- a CDS encoding helix-turn-helix transcriptional regulator — protein MKTTKELLGARIKELRRSKGLSQEQLSERVDIDPKHLSRIEVGSSYPSLDTLEKIAKALNVEIKDLFEYMHEVKGKELFGNIVNLLKEANEEKLQLTLKIIRAIVR, from the coding sequence ATGAAGACAACAAAGGAATTGCTCGGCGCAAGGATAAAGGAACTACGGAGGTCAAAGGGGTTATCGCAGGAGCAACTATCAGAAAGGGTAGATATAGACCCAAAACATCTAAGTAGAATTGAGGTAGGAAGTAGTTACCCCTCTTTGGATACACTTGAGAAGATTGCTAAGGCTTTAAATGTGGAGATAAAAGACCTTTTTGAATACATGCATGAGGTGAAGGGTAAAGAACTTTTTGGGAATATAGTTAATCTGCTTAAAGAGGCTAATGAAGAGAAGTTACAGCTTACCTTAAAAATTATCAGGGCTATTGTCCGTTAG
- a CDS encoding PIN domain-containing protein, protein MRSILLDTGAFVALLDRSERNHEPCVSFFKEFKGRLLTTEPVLTEAVYLLGPSIKAQMSCIEFILKGGAMLVPQSVESLSRAISLMEKYKDIPMDFADATLVTLAEETGIDEVFTLDVRGFGTYRIHGKKPFKIYPQ, encoded by the coding sequence TTGCGTAGCATTCTCTTAGATACAGGGGCGTTTGTTGCACTTCTTGACAGAAGCGAGAGGAATCATGAGCCTTGTGTCTCATTCTTTAAAGAATTTAAGGGCAGGTTGCTTACAACAGAGCCTGTTCTTACAGAGGCTGTTTATCTCCTCGGGCCATCTATCAAGGCACAAATGTCCTGCATAGAGTTTATCTTAAAAGGTGGTGCTATGCTCGTTCCTCAATCAGTAGAAAGTCTTTCAAGAGCTATTTCACTAATGGAGAAATATAAAGACATACCAATGGATTTTGCTGATGCTACTTTGGTTACACTCGCAGAGGAGACAGGGATTGATGAGGTATTTACATTAGATGTAAGGGGCTTTGGCACATACCGCATTCATGGGAAAAAGCCATTTAAGATTTATCCTCAGTAG